The following are from one region of the Rattus rattus isolate New Zealand chromosome 13, Rrattus_CSIRO_v1, whole genome shotgun sequence genome:
- the Prkcd gene encoding protein kinase C delta type, producing the protein MAPFLRISFNSYELGSLQAEDDASQPFCAVKMKEALTTDRGKTLVQKKPTMYPEWKSTFDAHIYEGRVIQIVLMRAAEDPMSEVTVGVSVLAERCKKNNGKAEFWLDLQPQAKVLMCVQYFLEDGDCKQSMRSEEEAMFPTMNRRGAIKQAKIHYIKNHEFIATFFGQPTFCSVCKEFVWGLNKQGYKCRQCNAAIHKKCIDKIIGRCTGTATNSRDTIFQKERFNIDMPHRFKVYNYMSPTFCDHCGSLLWGLVKQGLKCEDCGMNVHHKCREKVANLCGINQKLLAEALNQVTQKVSRKPETPETVGIYQGFEKKTAVSGNDIPDKNGTYGKIWEGSNRCRLENFTFQKVLGKGSFGKVLLAELKGKDRYFAIKYLKKDVVLIDDDVECTMVEKRVLALAWENPFLTHLICTFQTKDHLFFVMEFLNGGDLMFHIQDKGRFELYRATFYAAEIICGLQFLHSKGIIYRDLKLDNVMLDKDGHIKIADFGMCKENIFGENRASTFCGTPDYIAPEILQGLKYSFSVDWWSFGVLLYEMLIGQSPFHGDDEDELFESIRVDTPHYPRWITKESKDIMEKLFERDPAKRLGVTGNIRLHPFFKTINWNLLEKRKVEPPFKPKVKSPSDYSNFDPEFLNEKPQLSFSDKNLIDSMDQTAFKGFSFVNPKYEQFLE; encoded by the exons ATGGCACCGTTCCTGCGCATCTCCTTCAATTCCTATGAGCTGGGCTCCCTGCAGGCGGAGGACGATGCAAGCCAGCCTTTCTGTGCTGTGAAGATGAAGGAGGCACTCACCACAG ACCGAGGGAAGACACTGGTACAGAAGAAGCCCACCATGTACCCTGAGTGGAAGTCAACATTCGACGCCCACATCTATGAAGGCCGTGTCATCCAGATTGTGCTGATGCGGGCAGCTGAAGACCCCATGTCAGAGGTGACCGTGGGCGTGTCAGTGCTGGCTGAGCGCTGCAAGAAGAACAACGGCAAGGCTGAGTTCTGG CTGGACCTGCAGCCTCAGGCCAAGGTGCTGATGTGTGTGCAGTATTTCCTGGAGGATGGGG ATTGCAAACAGTCCATGCGTAGTGAGGAGGAGGCCATGTTCCCAACCATGAACCGCCGTGGCGCCATTAAACAGGCCAAGATTCACTACATCAAGAACCACGAGTTCATCGCCACCTTCTTTGGGCAGCCCACCTTCTGTTCTGTGTGCAAAGAGTTTGTCTG GGGCCTCAACAAGCAAGGCTACAAATGCAGGC AATGCAACGCTGCCATCCATAAGAAATGCATCGACAAGATTATCGGCCGCTGCACTGGCACTGCTACCAATAGCCGGGACACCATC TTCCAGAAAGAACGCTTCAACATTGACATGCCTCACCGATTCAAGGTTTATAACTACATGAGCCCCACCTTCTGTGACCACTGTGGCAGTTTGCTCTGGGGACTGGTGAAACAGGGATTAAAGTGTGAAG ACTGTGGCATGAATGTGCACCACAAATGCCGGGAGAAGGTGGCCAACCTGTGTGGTATCAACCAAAAGCTCTTGGCTGAGGCCTTGAACCAAGTGACCCAG AAAGTTTCCCGGAAGCCAGAGACACCAGAGACTGTCGGAATATACCAGGGATTCGAGAAGAAGACAGCCGTCTCTGGGAATGACATCCCAG ACAAAAATGGGACCTATGGCAAGATCTGGGAGGGGAGCAACCGGTGCCGCCTTGAGAACTTCACCTTCCAGAAAGTACTTGGCAAAGGCAGCTTTGGCAAG GTACTGCTTGCAGAACTGAAGGGCAAGGACAGGTACTTTGCAATCAAGTACCTGAAGAAGGACGTGGTGTTGATCGACGATGACGTGGAGTGCACCATGGTGGAGAAGCGGGTGCTGGCGCTCGCCTGGGAGAATCCCTTCCTCACCCATCTCATCTGTACCTTCCAGACCAAG gaCCACCTCTTCTTTGTGATGGAGTTCCTCAATGGGGGCGATCTGATGTTCCACATTCAGGACAAAGGCCGCTTCGAACTCTACAGGGCTAC GTTTTATGCAGCTGAGATCATCTGCGGACTGCAGTTTCTACATAGCAAAGGCATCATTTACAG GGACCTCAAGCTAGACAATGTAATGCTGGACAAGGATGGCCACATCAAGATTGCTGACTTCGGGATGTGCAAAGAGAATATATTTGGGGAGAACCGGGCCAGCACATTCTGCGGCACTCCTGACTACATCGCCCCTGAG ATCCTGCAGGGCCTGAAGTACTCATTTTCCGTGgattggtggtcttttggggtccTCCTCTATGAGATGCTCATTGGCCAGTCCCCCTTCCATGGTGACGATGAGGACGAGCTCTTTGAGTCCATCCGGGTGGACACACCACACTACCCGCGCTGGATCACCAAGGAGTCCAAGGACATCATGGAGAAG CTCTTCGAGAGGGACCCTGCCAAGAGGCTGGGAGTAACAGGAAACATCAGGCTTCACCCCTTTTTCAAGACTATCAACTGGAACCTGCTGGAGAAGCGGAAGGTGGAGCCGCCCTTTAAGCCCAAAGTG AAATCCCCTTCAGACTACAGCAACTTTGACCCAGAGTTCCTGAATGAGAAACCCCAACTTTCCTTCAGTGACAAGAACCTCATCGACTCTATGGACCAGACAGCcttcaagggcttctcctttgtGAACCCCAAATATGAGCAATTCCTGGAATAG